Proteins encoded within one genomic window of Nonomuraea gerenzanensis:
- a CDS encoding spheroidene monooxygenase, with the protein MRHMAFDRPPLRRTGGLLFWRLLGTGRGRTMSLGADLRRWALFALWRDESDLEEFLRVSPIAARWRTEADESWQVRLTPLASRGAWAGGDPFDGHTVRHGGGARPTAGEAGPVAVLTRASIRARRLVAFYRSVPPVEELLRRQDGCLASIGMGEWPLARQATFSLWRDSAAVNAFAYRGQAHRRVIDQVRSRGWYAEELFARFAPYASEGTWDGTDPLR; encoded by the coding sequence ATGCGGCACATGGCTTTCGACCGCCCGCCGCTGCGGCGCACCGGCGGGCTGCTGTTCTGGCGGCTGCTCGGCACCGGCCGGGGCCGGACCATGTCGCTGGGCGCCGACCTGCGCCGGTGGGCCCTGTTCGCGCTCTGGCGCGACGAGAGCGACCTGGAGGAGTTCCTGCGCGTCTCGCCGATCGCCGCCCGCTGGCGGACGGAGGCGGACGAGAGCTGGCAGGTGCGGCTGACCCCGCTCGCCTCGCGCGGCGCCTGGGCGGGAGGCGACCCGTTCGACGGGCATACGGTACGGCACGGCGGCGGAGCACGGCCCACGGCGGGCGAGGCGGGGCCGGTGGCGGTGCTGACCAGGGCGTCGATCCGGGCTCGCCGCCTGGTCGCGTTCTACCGGTCGGTGCCACCGGTTGAGGAGCTGCTGCGGCGGCAGGACGGCTGTCTGGCGTCGATCGGCATGGGGGAGTGGCCGCTGGCCCGGCAGGCGACCTTCTCGCTGTGGCGGGACAGCGCAGCGGTGAACGCCTTCGCCTACCGGGGACAGGCACACCGGCGCGTCATCGACCAGGTCCGCTCCCGCGGCTGGTACGCCGAGGAGCTGTTCGCCCGCTTCGCCCCGTACGCCAGCGAGGGCACCTGGGACGGCACCGACCCGCTGCGCTGA
- the plsX gene encoding phosphate acyltransferase PlsX has protein sequence MTSVPPVVLDAMGGDHGPAETVAGAVAAWRTHHVPITLVGDEARVLAELRRHSATGEIAVVHADDAVPMTERGAGAAALAASSLAVGCELVGRGAGGAFVSAGSTGAVVSCAVRGIGRAAGVLRPALAVALPALTGGASVLVDAGATADPSPAMVAQFALLGVGYARAVLGRPDPAVGLLSIGSEPGKGNRLACQSAKLIAASPVRFHGNVEGHDVLSGVVDVIVTDGFTGNVVLKNVEGCVRTALTMVAQAGIASPDRLAEVARRYDPQTHGGATLLGLRGTVVVAHGSSRAATIARACVVAHALAGQDPAAGIGAGLKGAATAP, from the coding sequence ATGACGAGCGTGCCGCCGGTGGTGCTGGACGCGATGGGCGGCGACCACGGGCCCGCAGAGACCGTCGCCGGAGCGGTGGCGGCGTGGCGTACCCACCACGTGCCCATCACCCTGGTCGGCGACGAGGCCCGCGTGCTCGCCGAGTTGCGCCGGCACAGCGCCACCGGCGAGATCGCCGTGGTGCACGCCGACGACGCGGTGCCGATGACCGAGCGCGGCGCCGGCGCCGCGGCGCTGGCGGCCTCCAGCCTGGCGGTGGGCTGCGAGCTGGTCGGCCGGGGCGCGGGCGGGGCGTTCGTGTCGGCCGGGTCCACCGGCGCGGTGGTCTCCTGCGCGGTACGGGGCATCGGCCGTGCCGCCGGGGTGCTGCGGCCCGCCCTGGCCGTGGCCCTGCCCGCGCTGACGGGCGGCGCGAGCGTGCTGGTGGACGCGGGCGCGACAGCCGATCCGAGCCCGGCCATGGTCGCCCAGTTCGCCCTGCTCGGCGTGGGGTACGCGCGAGCCGTGCTGGGCCGTCCCGACCCGGCGGTGGGGTTGTTGTCCATCGGCTCCGAGCCGGGCAAGGGCAACCGGCTGGCCTGCCAGTCCGCGAAGTTGATCGCCGCCTCGCCGGTGCGCTTCCACGGCAACGTCGAGGGCCATGACGTGCTGAGCGGGGTGGTGGACGTGATCGTCACCGACGGGTTCACCGGGAACGTGGTGCTGAAGAACGTCGAGGGCTGTGTCCGTACGGCGCTGACCATGGTCGCCCAGGCCGGCATCGCCTCGCCGGACCGGCTCGCCGAGGTGGCCCGCCGCTACGACCCGCAGACCCATGGCGGTGCCACCCTGCTCGGGCTGCGTGGCACCGTCGTCGTCGCGCACGGCTCCTCCCGCGCGGCCACCATCGCCCGGGCGTGCGTGGTGGCCCACGCGCTGGCGGGGCAGGACCCGGCGGCCGGCATCGGGGCCGGGCTCAAGGGCGCGGCGACGGCGCCGTGA
- a CDS encoding phytoene/squalene synthase family protein — MTLTASYERCRRLHARHGRSYYLATRLLPQWKRRHVHALYGFARYADEIVDSFTMTADRSRALDALSGRVEAGLAGADVDSPVLPAFLHTVRSFGIGHDDIGAFLVSMRADLSVTRYATYDDLLGYMAGSAAAIGTMMLPVLEAAPGRERAAREPARQLGLAFQLTNFLRDVGEDYARGRVYLPLEDLDKFGVKPEDLGARRTAARVRDLLAFEAGRARDHYRAAAGGFGLLVASSQPCVRAAFELYGGILEEIERRGFEVLTARVRVPRRRKAAVFARHLLASAEAGRAERRVRVELP; from the coding sequence TTGACGCTCACCGCCAGCTACGAGCGCTGCCGGCGGCTGCACGCCCGCCACGGCCGCTCCTACTACCTGGCCACCCGGCTGCTGCCGCAGTGGAAGCGGCGGCACGTGCACGCCCTGTACGGTTTCGCCCGCTACGCCGACGAGATCGTCGACTCCTTCACGATGACCGCCGACCGGTCCCGCGCCCTCGACGCGCTGTCAGGCCGGGTCGAGGCCGGGCTCGCCGGCGCGGACGTGGACAGCCCGGTGCTGCCGGCGTTCCTGCACACCGTGCGGTCCTTCGGCATCGGCCACGACGACATCGGCGCCTTCCTCGTCTCCATGCGGGCCGACCTGTCCGTGACCCGGTACGCGACCTACGACGACCTGCTCGGCTACATGGCGGGCTCGGCCGCCGCCATCGGCACGATGATGCTGCCGGTGCTGGAGGCGGCGCCCGGCCGCGAGCGGGCGGCCCGCGAACCCGCCCGCCAGCTCGGCCTGGCCTTCCAGCTCACCAACTTCCTGCGCGACGTCGGCGAGGACTACGCCAGGGGCCGCGTCTACCTGCCGCTGGAGGACCTGGACAAGTTCGGCGTCAAGCCGGAGGACCTGGGCGCCCGGCGCACGGCGGCCCGCGTACGGGACCTGCTCGCCTTCGAGGCCGGCCGCGCCCGCGACCACTACCGCGCCGCCGCCGGCGGCTTCGGCCTGCTCGTCGCCTCGTCGCAGCCGTGCGTGCGCGCCGCGTTCGAGCTGTACGGCGGCATCCTGGAGGAGATCGAACGCCGCGGGTTCGAGGTGCTCACCGCAAGGGTGCGGGTGCCGCGCCGGCGCAAGGCGGCCGTGTTCGCCCGCCATCTGCTGGCCTCCGCCGAGGCGGGCCGGGCCGAACGCCGGGTACGCGTGGAGCTCCCGTGA
- a CDS encoding phytoene desaturase family protein: MGAVVVVGAGLGGLSAAVHLAAAGRQVTVVEALDEPGGCCGTARLGAYRFDTGPSVLTMPDVLAEVFGAAGQELRHWLPLRRLDPSYRMVFEDGSRLDVLPEREAMTEQVRTVCGPAEAARYERYRRLLAEMFRLEWPAFIDADMTRLRGLARPAALLRLAALGGFRRLDRLAARHLRDPRLIKAHTFQALYVGLSPQQALGIYAVIAHMDTVGGVYFPERGGMHAIPSAMAALLDKLGAGIRYGVRAREIVTDGDGVTGVLLADGERLPARQVVVACDRLAARRLLPGPADDWRLRRPRHSPSCLVLHAGLDRPPTGQAHHTLHFGRTWEDTFGALAAGRPQPDPSLLVTCPEPDGETAPAGHATLSVLEPAPNLERADWRRLRPELESRLLGRMAGLGYGDLAAAPRLVVDPPAWAARGHSAGTPFALDHRFTQTAWLRPSAVARRVPGLHFAGMYTAPGVGVPPVLISGRLAAERILEETR, translated from the coding sequence ATGGGTGCTGTCGTGGTCGTCGGAGCCGGCCTGGGCGGCCTGTCGGCGGCCGTCCACCTGGCCGCGGCCGGCCGCCAGGTGACGGTGGTGGAGGCCCTCGACGAGCCCGGCGGCTGCTGCGGCACCGCCCGGCTCGGGGCGTACCGCTTCGACACCGGCCCGTCCGTGCTGACGATGCCGGACGTGCTGGCCGAGGTCTTCGGCGCGGCCGGGCAGGAGCTGCGGCACTGGTTGCCGCTGCGCCGGCTGGACCCGTCCTACCGGATGGTCTTCGAGGACGGGTCGCGGCTGGACGTGCTGCCGGAGCGCGAGGCGATGACCGAGCAGGTGCGGACCGTGTGCGGGCCCGCGGAGGCGGCGCGCTACGAGCGGTACCGGCGGCTGCTGGCGGAGATGTTCCGGCTGGAGTGGCCGGCGTTCATCGACGCGGACATGACGCGGCTGCGCGGCCTGGCCCGGCCGGCCGCGCTGCTGCGGCTGGCCGCGCTGGGCGGCTTCCGCCGGCTGGACCGGCTGGCCGCCCGTCACCTGAGGGACCCCCGGCTGATCAAGGCGCACACGTTCCAGGCCCTGTACGTGGGCCTCTCGCCCCAGCAGGCGCTGGGCATCTACGCCGTCATCGCGCACATGGACACCGTCGGCGGCGTGTACTTCCCCGAACGCGGCGGCATGCACGCCATCCCGTCGGCGATGGCGGCCCTGCTGGACAAGCTCGGCGCCGGGATCCGCTACGGCGTGCGCGCCCGCGAGATCGTGACGGACGGCGACGGCGTCACCGGCGTCCTGCTGGCCGACGGCGAGCGACTGCCGGCCCGGCAGGTGGTCGTCGCGTGCGACCGGCTGGCGGCCAGGCGGCTGCTGCCCGGCCCGGCGGACGACTGGCGGCTGCGCCGGCCCCGGCACTCCCCCTCCTGCCTGGTGCTGCACGCCGGCCTGGACCGCCCGCCCACCGGTCAGGCGCACCACACGCTGCACTTCGGCCGTACCTGGGAGGACACGTTCGGCGCGCTGGCGGCGGGCAGGCCGCAACCGGACCCGAGCCTGCTCGTCACCTGCCCCGAGCCGGACGGCGAGACCGCGCCGGCGGGGCACGCCACGCTCAGCGTCCTGGAGCCCGCGCCGAACCTCGAACGCGCCGACTGGCGGCGGCTGCGGCCCGAGCTGGAGTCGCGGCTGCTCGGCCGGATGGCCGGGCTCGGCTACGGCGACCTGGCAGCCGCGCCCCGGCTGGTGGTGGACCCGCCCGCCTGGGCGGCGCGCGGGCACAGCGCGGGCACCCCGTTCGCACTCGATCACCGCTTCACCCAGACGGCGTGGCTGCGCCCGTCAGCCGTCGCCCGGCGGGTGCCCGGGCTGCACTTCGCCGGCATGTACACCGCGCCCGGGGTGGGGGTGCCGCCCGTGCTGATCTCCGGCCGGCTGGCCGCCGAACGCATACTCGAGGAGACCCGTTGA
- a CDS encoding polyprenyl synthetase family protein, whose protein sequence is MDTMTSQTGQVRELVEQRLAELLEEQLGRLGFLDDHDVELVREFLVEFVLGGGKRLRPAFVYWGYRAAGGERPAEVLPAACAMELVHAAALLLDDVMDEAAARRGRPAAHVALAALHRASGRRGDAGRFGESVATLLALLAWSWADAALLETAGPRLGAALDVFTRLRVEAIGGQYLDLAAAAGAGEGQEQAEVISLYKSGKYTVEGPLHLGHAVAGGCPRTRRLLSAYALPLGAAFQLRDDVNGVFGDPARTGKGCSDLSQGKATFLLAYARRVTGSALLDGITDERGVAAARELIVRCGALEAAERRIAALTDEAVTALDRPPGIPPEARQALTELATLSTAKSL, encoded by the coding sequence ATGGACACGATGACCTCGCAGACCGGCCAGGTGCGGGAGCTGGTCGAGCAGCGTTTGGCGGAGCTGCTGGAAGAGCAGCTCGGGCGGCTCGGCTTCCTGGACGATCACGATGTCGAGCTGGTGCGCGAGTTCCTGGTGGAGTTCGTGCTCGGTGGCGGTAAGAGGTTGCGACCGGCGTTCGTCTACTGGGGATACCGGGCGGCCGGGGGCGAGCGGCCGGCGGAGGTGCTGCCCGCGGCCTGCGCGATGGAGCTGGTGCACGCGGCGGCGCTGCTGCTGGACGACGTGATGGACGAGGCGGCCGCGCGGCGTGGCCGGCCGGCGGCGCACGTGGCGCTGGCCGCCCTGCACCGCGCGTCCGGGCGGCGGGGTGACGCGGGCCGGTTCGGTGAGTCGGTGGCGACCCTGCTCGCGCTGCTGGCGTGGAGCTGGGCCGACGCCGCCCTGCTGGAGACGGCGGGCCCGCGCCTGGGCGCCGCGCTGGACGTCTTCACCCGGCTGCGGGTGGAGGCGATCGGCGGGCAGTATCTCGACCTGGCCGCCGCGGCCGGGGCAGGTGAGGGGCAGGAGCAGGCGGAGGTCATCTCGCTCTACAAGTCGGGCAAGTACACGGTCGAGGGGCCGCTGCACCTGGGCCACGCCGTCGCGGGCGGCTGCCCGCGGACGCGGCGGCTGCTGAGCGCGTACGCGCTGCCGCTGGGTGCGGCCTTCCAGCTCAGGGACGACGTCAACGGCGTGTTCGGCGACCCGGCGCGCACCGGCAAGGGCTGCTCGGATCTGTCGCAGGGCAAGGCGACCTTCCTGCTCGCCTACGCCCGCCGGGTGACGGGCAGCGCGCTCCTGGACGGCATCACCGATGAGCGCGGGGTGGCGGCCGCGCGGGAGCTGATCGTGCGGTGCGGGGCCCTGGAGGCGGCGGAGCGGCGCATCGCCGCCCTGACGGACGAGGCGGTCACGGCGCTGGATCGTCCGCCCGGCATCCCGCCGGAGGCCCGGCAGGCGTTGACGGAGCTGGCCACCCTTTCGACGGCGAAGAGCCTGTGA
- a CDS encoding MerR family transcriptional regulator yields MGEDKPVSEADAGYGIGAVSRRLGVPAPTLRTWNLRYGLGPSRRSAGGHRRYDAADLRRLAEMQRLIATGLPAAEAARLALALPAADPEPGPAVPPPPERPGARPATAALARAALMLDSHAVSALVEQALDEHGVVWTWERLVLPVLDTICRRQDAAGAGIDAEHLLSDLIQAALHRLARDVPVVAAARPVLLACAEDEQHSLPVHALAAALAERDVQTRVLGARTPYTALAHAMRRLGPAAVFIWSQQAATGDTAPLATLPRLRPACEIVIGGLGWHGEPPPGVIRVSTLPDAVARITSTLG; encoded by the coding sequence ATGGGCGAGGACAAACCGGTCAGCGAAGCAGACGCGGGCTACGGCATCGGAGCCGTCTCCCGCCGGCTCGGCGTGCCCGCGCCGACGCTGCGCACCTGGAACCTGCGGTACGGCCTGGGTCCCAGCCGCCGCAGCGCCGGCGGCCACCGCCGCTACGACGCCGCCGACCTGCGCCGCCTGGCCGAGATGCAGCGCCTGATCGCCACCGGCCTGCCGGCCGCGGAAGCCGCCAGGCTCGCCCTGGCCCTGCCGGCCGCGGACCCCGAGCCAGGCCCGGCCGTCCCGCCTCCCCCCGAACGGCCCGGCGCCCGCCCGGCCACCGCCGCGCTGGCCCGCGCCGCGCTCATGCTCGACAGCCACGCCGTTTCCGCCCTGGTCGAGCAGGCGCTGGACGAGCACGGTGTGGTGTGGACGTGGGAGCGGCTGGTGCTGCCCGTCCTCGACACCATCTGCCGCCGCCAGGACGCGGCCGGAGCGGGCATCGACGCCGAGCACCTACTGTCCGACCTGATCCAGGCGGCCCTGCACCGCCTCGCCCGCGACGTCCCGGTGGTTGCGGCGGCCCGTCCGGTGCTGCTGGCCTGTGCCGAGGACGAGCAGCACAGCCTGCCGGTGCACGCGCTGGCCGCCGCCCTGGCCGAACGGGACGTGCAGACCCGCGTCCTGGGCGCCCGCACCCCCTACACCGCCCTCGCCCACGCCATGCGCCGGCTCGGCCCGGCCGCGGTGTTCATCTGGTCGCAGCAGGCCGCCACCGGCGACACCGCCCCGCTCGCCACCCTGCCACGGCTGCGTCCCGCCTGCGAGATCGTCATCGGCGGGCTCGGCTGGCACGGCGAGCCACCTCCGGGCGTCATCCGCGTGTCGACGCTGCCCGACGCCGTCGCGCGCATCACGTCCACGCTCGGCTAA
- a CDS encoding RNA polymerase sigma factor has product MEISDEEALDECYRTHAPALRSYLRRFVPAQDVEDMIQVVFADLWRSRRRYDPTRSQAAWVFAIAHRRAIDHLRVRRPATVPLDEVGDPPVPERPVADVLADRDRLGRALAALPHAQRQAIELAYFADLTQREIADRLRVPLGTVKARTTRGLRRLSALLAGLG; this is encoded by the coding sequence ATGGAGATCAGTGACGAGGAAGCGCTCGACGAGTGTTACCGCACGCACGCCCCCGCCCTGCGCTCGTACCTGCGCCGCTTCGTGCCCGCTCAGGACGTGGAGGACATGATCCAGGTCGTCTTCGCCGACCTCTGGCGCTCACGCCGCCGCTACGACCCCACCAGAAGCCAGGCCGCCTGGGTGTTCGCCATCGCCCACCGCCGCGCCATCGACCACCTGCGCGTCCGCCGGCCCGCCACGGTCCCGCTGGACGAGGTCGGCGATCCGCCCGTACCGGAGCGACCGGTGGCGGACGTGCTCGCCGATCGCGACCGGCTCGGCAGAGCGCTCGCCGCGCTGCCGCACGCCCAGCGACAGGCCATCGAGCTGGCCTACTTCGCCGACCTGACCCAGCGGGAGATCGCCGATCGGCTGCGGGTGCCGCTCGGCACCGTCAAGGCCCGTACGACGCGAGGGCTGCGCAGGCTCTCGGCGTTGCTGGCGGGTCTCGGCTGA
- a CDS encoding aldo/keto reductase has product MRYRILGGTGMEVSAYCLGTMMFGMAGNPDHDDSIRIIHTALDHGINFVDTADMYSAGESEEIVGKALQGRRDDVVLATKVHFPMGGEGPNRGGNSRRWIVRAVEESLQRLRTDWIDLYQIHRPDHRTDIEETLSVLTDLVQQGKIRAFGSSAFPAHETVEAYHVARQRGLHRFRTEQPPYNLLARGIEADVLPTAQRLGLGVLTYSPLGWGFLTGRYRKGQPADLSQGRAARAPQRFDPSIPVNAAKLEVVEELVKLADELGRTLPELAVAFAASHPAVTSVILGPRTRAQLDGLLKGATLTLDDAVLDRIDELVPPGTNVYHPVGLWSPAPLTDPALRRRPLGDRAAS; this is encoded by the coding sequence ATGAGATATCGCATCCTCGGTGGCACCGGCATGGAGGTCAGCGCCTACTGCCTCGGCACGATGATGTTCGGCATGGCCGGCAACCCCGACCACGACGACAGCATCCGCATCATCCACACCGCCCTCGACCACGGGATCAACTTCGTCGACACCGCCGACATGTACTCGGCGGGGGAGTCCGAGGAGATCGTCGGCAAGGCGTTGCAAGGCCGGCGGGACGACGTGGTGCTGGCGACCAAGGTGCACTTCCCGATGGGCGGCGAGGGGCCGAACCGGGGTGGCAACTCGCGGCGCTGGATCGTGCGCGCGGTCGAGGAGAGCCTCCAGCGGCTGCGCACCGACTGGATCGACCTCTACCAGATCCACCGCCCCGACCACCGCACCGACATCGAGGAGACCCTCTCCGTACTGACCGACCTGGTCCAACAGGGCAAGATCCGCGCGTTCGGCAGCTCCGCCTTCCCGGCACACGAAACCGTCGAGGCCTACCACGTGGCCCGGCAACGCGGCCTGCACCGCTTCCGCACCGAGCAGCCGCCGTACAACCTCCTGGCCCGCGGCATCGAGGCCGACGTCCTGCCCACCGCGCAGCGGCTGGGCCTGGGCGTGCTCACCTACAGCCCGCTGGGCTGGGGCTTCCTGACCGGCCGCTACCGCAAGGGCCAGCCCGCCGACCTCTCCCAGGGCCGCGCCGCCCGCGCCCCGCAGCGCTTCGACCCGTCCATCCCGGTCAACGCGGCCAAGCTGGAGGTCGTCGAGGAGCTGGTGAAGCTCGCGGACGAGCTCGGCCGCACCCTGCCGGAGCTGGCCGTCGCCTTCGCCGCCTCCCACCCGGCGGTCACCTCGGTCATCCTCGGCCCGCGCACGAGGGCGCAACTGGACGGCCTGCTGAAGGGCGCCACCCTGACACTGGACGACGCCGTGCTCGACCGGATCGACGAGCTCGTGCCCCCGGGCACCAACGTCTACCACCCCGTCGGCCTCTGGAGCCCGGCCCCCCTGACCGACCCCGCCCTGCGCCGCCGGCCGCTCGGCGACCGCGCCGCGAGCTGA
- a CDS encoding alpha/beta fold hydrolase: protein MDSRLWDAVVPERAVLDHFGLPQAALVGLSMGGETALDSVLALPTRVTAVALVGAPVSGHSWPADTESTVYATARRRGRRQRLWPSWSCRSGRPWDVPLPSARRLVPGQLAARSPSGRRRRAGSVRGAGLQRPTGW from the coding sequence ATGGACTCCCGCCTGTGGGATGCCGTCGTCCCCGAGCGTGCCGTCCTCGACCACTTCGGCCTGCCCCAGGCCGCGCTGGTGGGCCTGAGCATGGGCGGCGAGACCGCGTTGGACTCCGTCCTCGCCCTTCCCACACGCGTCACCGCAGTGGCCCTGGTGGGCGCCCCCGTCAGTGGCCACTCCTGGCCGGCCGACACCGAGAGCACGGTCTACGCCACGGCCCGCCGGCGGGGCCGACGCCAAAGGCTCTGGCCGAGCTGGAGCTGTCGATCTGGGCGTCCATGGGACGTTCCGCTCCCGTCCGCCCGGCGCCTCGTCCCGGGTCAGCTCGCGGCGCGGTCGCCGAGCGGCCGGCGGCGCAGGGCGGGGTCGGTCAGGGGGGCCGGGCTCCAGAGGCCGACGGGGTGGTAG
- a CDS encoding aminoglycoside phosphotransferase family protein, with product MTGTEIEITADLVRDLLQEQHPDLAGLPIREVAGGWGNQMWRLGGELAVRMQRMDPTPELQLKERRWLPVLAPRLPLPVPAPVRFGEPSERFPKHWTVMTWVPGEPLDHGAISRGAHAADTLASFLQALHVEAPAEAPGSSDFGAHPERCTGGFERFLQAVDPDAIGDVGAVRAVWADAVAAPEWQGPPVWVHGDLHPANVVVSDGTLAGVIDFGALFAGDPAWDLAAAWVLLPEGMAARFFDAYAHADEAAIRRARGLAAMKSLFLMLMGQNGDRGLPGGKPRWGPAGRAALDRVLKGV from the coding sequence ATGACCGGCACCGAGATCGAGATCACCGCAGACCTGGTCCGAGATCTGCTGCAGGAGCAACATCCGGACCTTGCGGGGCTGCCCATCCGCGAGGTGGCGGGCGGCTGGGGCAACCAGATGTGGCGCCTCGGGGGCGAGTTGGCCGTACGCATGCAGCGCATGGACCCCACCCCGGAGCTCCAGCTCAAGGAGCGGCGGTGGCTACCCGTGCTGGCCCCGCGCCTGCCGCTTCCGGTGCCGGCCCCGGTGCGGTTCGGCGAGCCGTCCGAGCGCTTTCCCAAGCACTGGACCGTGATGACGTGGGTTCCCGGCGAGCCGCTGGACCACGGCGCGATCAGCCGCGGCGCGCACGCGGCCGACACGCTGGCGAGCTTCCTCCAGGCGCTGCATGTGGAGGCGCCCGCCGAGGCCCCGGGCAGTTCGGACTTCGGCGCTCACCCCGAGAGGTGCACCGGCGGCTTCGAGCGGTTCTTGCAGGCCGTCGACCCTGACGCCATCGGCGATGTCGGCGCCGTGCGGGCCGTCTGGGCCGATGCCGTCGCGGCCCCCGAGTGGCAGGGCCCGCCGGTGTGGGTGCACGGTGACCTCCATCCCGCGAATGTCGTCGTCTCGGACGGGACGCTGGCGGGCGTGATCGATTTCGGTGCCTTGTTCGCCGGCGATCCCGCGTGGGACCTCGCCGCCGCGTGGGTGCTCCTCCCCGAGGGGATGGCCGCACGGTTCTTCGACGCCTACGCGCACGCGGACGAAGCGGCGATCCGGCGCGCCCGCGGGCTGGCCGCCATGAAGAGCCTCTTCCTGATGCTCATGGGGCAGAACGGAGATCGGGGCCTTCCCGGGGGTAAGCCGCGCTGGGGACCTGCAGGCCGGGCAGCACTTGATCGTGTTCTGAAGGGTGTTTGA
- a CDS encoding MATE family efflux transporter: MAGGLNFAAQLGIIAILGHMGGEAIYVRSLYQPVSLIVLALMVGFAVCNQVAAAISKGAGRPQDVMANTASLARVWLGLGAALYLVLALAATSLPGLLGVDPGLRDTVASFLHWTSAASLPAVGAELCAAGLRGYGYVRQATVLVSWTASVRIGLVAGLGLGTGIGMAAVPVAEAAAGLTGLAMGLVLLRRTELWHPPAVRIWRREVFTDLRRIGVPIAMSFFVLSAYNFAVIGVLGGYGQNAVAGFTAASTLQNLVLLPGMALGTATAITINQQRGAGEWRRMRESMRGGLEVTIVTYVVIAALVWSLHDPLARLVGGDAGVAAATGGYLGAVALTYAVQGPVLASLTIMEETGGGFRAIVLNAIYFGLIVAVGAAAAHAAGSADGFYTAVAYCNLIGVTVPLIAARHIRRLSARGSAAQVAAATG; the protein is encoded by the coding sequence ATGGCCGGGGGCCTCAATTTCGCTGCCCAGCTCGGAATCATCGCCATTCTCGGGCACATGGGAGGAGAGGCCATTTATGTGCGTTCCCTGTATCAACCTGTCAGCCTCATCGTCCTCGCCCTCATGGTGGGCTTCGCGGTCTGCAACCAGGTCGCCGCCGCGATCAGCAAGGGAGCCGGACGCCCTCAGGACGTCATGGCGAACACCGCCAGCCTGGCCAGAGTATGGCTCGGGCTCGGCGCGGCCCTCTACCTGGTCCTCGCGCTCGCGGCCACCTCCCTGCCCGGCCTCCTTGGTGTGGACCCCGGGCTGCGGGACACCGTTGCCTCCTTTCTGCACTGGACCAGCGCCGCCAGCCTGCCGGCCGTCGGGGCGGAGCTCTGCGCGGCCGGCCTGCGCGGCTATGGATACGTGCGACAGGCCACCGTCCTGGTCAGCTGGACGGCGAGCGTGCGGATCGGCCTCGTGGCCGGCCTCGGACTCGGTACCGGCATCGGGATGGCGGCGGTGCCCGTCGCCGAGGCGGCAGCGGGTCTGACCGGCCTGGCCATGGGCCTGGTGCTGCTGCGCCGCACCGAGCTGTGGCATCCGCCGGCCGTCCGGATCTGGCGGCGCGAGGTGTTCACCGACCTGCGCCGCATCGGTGTGCCCATCGCCATGTCCTTCTTCGTGCTCTCGGCGTACAACTTCGCGGTCATCGGCGTCCTCGGCGGCTACGGGCAGAACGCCGTGGCCGGGTTCACGGCCGCCTCCACCCTGCAGAACCTCGTGCTGCTACCGGGCATGGCCCTGGGCACCGCCACAGCGATCACCATCAACCAGCAACGCGGCGCGGGCGAATGGAGGCGCATGCGTGAATCGATGCGCGGCGGCCTCGAGGTCACCATCGTGACCTACGTGGTGATCGCCGCGCTGGTGTGGTCACTGCATGACCCGCTGGCGCGGCTGGTCGGAGGCGACGCCGGGGTGGCCGCGGCCACGGGCGGCTACCTGGGCGCCGTGGCGCTGACCTACGCCGTCCAGGGACCCGTGCTCGCCTCGCTGACCATCATGGAGGAGACCGGCGGCGGCTTCCGGGCCATCGTGCTCAACGCCATCTACTTCGGCCTGATCGTCGCGGTCGGCGCAGCCGCGGCTCATGCCGCCGGCAGCGCGGACGGCTTCTACACCGCGGTGGCGTACTGCAACCTGATCGGCGTGACGGTGCCGCTCATCGCCGCACGGCACATACGGCGACTGTCGGCCAGGGGCAGCGCCGCTCAGGTAGCCGCCGCGACCGGCTGA
- a CDS encoding ester cyclase, whose translation MTTHAPEQLRALYERWSELWRGDFSHAQDILDPAFVVHQARPDGSDSEAVTGPERLLPEIEQTMAAFGDITISVDLGPITDGDLIAARWTMRATYTGGIPHATAPIGTKIAFSGHDILRVRDGRFVEYWTCTDILDGLAQLGAVSGPNGPARP comes from the coding sequence ATGACCACGCACGCCCCTGAGCAGCTGCGCGCCCTCTACGAGCGCTGGAGCGAGCTGTGGCGTGGCGACTTCAGCCACGCTCAGGACATCCTCGACCCCGCCTTCGTCGTGCACCAGGCGCGCCCCGACGGCAGTGACTCCGAGGCGGTCACCGGCCCGGAGCGCCTCCTGCCCGAGATCGAGCAGACGATGGCCGCCTTCGGTGACATCACCATCAGCGTCGACCTCGGCCCGATCACCGACGGGGACCTGATCGCCGCACGCTGGACCATGCGCGCCACCTACACCGGCGGCATCCCGCACGCCACCGCCCCCATCGGCACGAAGATCGCCTTCAGCGGACACGACATCCTGCGCGTCCGCGATGGCAGATTCGTCGAGTACTGGACCTGCACCGACATCCTCGACGGCCTGGCCCAGCTCGGCGCCGTCTCCGGCCCGAACGGCCCCGCCCGACCCTGA